A section of the Campylobacter porcelli genome encodes:
- a CDS encoding M23 family metallopeptidase has protein sequence MRVVFSLLIFALFSWGNTIFNGGLEIISIESDYAGELRVNDKSSLWLDHPKKDGVKVAFIPVSYYAKNDINITNSLNNQSSSMLLKLEQKSYKKESISVAPAKANPPKNVMKRIEKERDEATQIYRTFSPNLLVNSQFISPMNSFITSQYGNARVFNGSVKSYHGGVDYRAAIGQSVISANDGIVRIAKDRYYAGKSVVIDHGGGIYTQYYHLDRIDVKVGQKVLKGDKIGLSGATGRVSGPHLHFGVVVQNIQVDPLVFIEKFNSLF, from the coding sequence ATGCGAGTAGTTTTCTCTCTTTTGATTTTTGCTCTATTTAGCTGGGGTAATACTATATTTAATGGTGGATTAGAGATTATTAGCATTGAGTCAGATTACGCAGGAGAGCTAAGGGTTAATGATAAAAGCTCGTTATGGCTAGATCACCCTAAGAAAGATGGGGTAAAAGTAGCTTTTATTCCTGTGAGCTATTATGCTAAAAATGATATAAATATCACAAATAGCTTAAATAATCAAAGTAGCTCAATGTTATTAAAATTAGAACAAAAAAGCTATAAAAAAGAGAGTATAAGCGTAGCTCCAGCAAAGGCAAATCCACCTAAAAATGTGATGAAACGCATAGAAAAAGAAAGAGATGAGGCTACGCAGATATATAGGACTTTTAGTCCAAATTTGCTAGTAAATAGCCAGTTTATATCTCCGATGAATAGCTTTATTACCAGTCAGTATGGGAATGCTAGAGTGTTTAATGGTAGTGTTAAAAGCTATCATGGTGGGGTTGATTATAGGGCGGCTATAGGGCAGAGTGTGATAAGTGCTAATGATGGCATTGTAAGAATCGCTAAAGATAGATATTATGCTGGAAAGAGCGTTGTGATAGACCATGGTGGCGGGATTTACACTCAGTATTACCATCTAGATAGAATTGATGTTAAAGTAGGGCAAAAGGTTCTTAAAGGCGATAAAATCGGTCTAAGTGGTGCAACTGGTAGGGTAAGTGGCCCACATTTACACTTTGGTGTGGTAGTGCAAAATATTCAAGTCGATCCATTAGTTTTTATAGAAAAATTCAACTCTCTTTTTTAA
- a CDS encoding response regulator transcription factor, with product MSSKILLIEDEPMLCEMIKDYLTEQGYEVVSSDNYDDGLSLAYEGKFDIFIFDVKIIGGNGFELLSNLRSSGVDTPSIFITSLNDISDLAKGFKSGCDDYIKKPFELAELHLRVDNILKRKFSHSSSDSYVEISPNIKFDIIQKKLIKDNKIVQIAKKEADLLVLLLKNRGKILSRDEIYMNLWDYGQIPSELSLRVYIRNLRKIIGEERIISHPKIGYEYV from the coding sequence GTGAGTAGCAAAATACTTCTTATAGAAGATGAGCCAATGCTTTGTGAGATGATTAAAGATTATCTTACAGAGCAAGGCTATGAAGTAGTAAGTAGTGATAACTATGATGATGGATTAAGCCTAGCGTATGAGGGTAAATTTGATATTTTTATCTTTGATGTTAAGATTATTGGGGGTAATGGCTTTGAGTTGCTTAGTAATCTTAGAAGCTCAGGAGTAGATACTCCATCTATTTTTATAACATCGTTAAATGATATAAGTGATTTAGCCAAAGGGTTTAAAAGTGGTTGCGATGACTATATCAAAAAGCCATTTGAATTAGCAGAGTTACATTTAAGGGTAGATAATATCTTAAAACGCAAATTTAGCCACTCAAGTAGTGATAGCTATGTAGAAATTTCTCCAAATATAAAATTTGATATAATCCAAAAAAAGCTAATCAAAGATAATAAAATAGTCCAAATTGCTAAAAAAGAGGCTGATTTGCTAGTATTATTATTAAAAAATCGTGGCAAAATATTAAGCAGAGATGAGATTTATATGAATTTATGGGATTATGGGCAAATACCAAGTGAGCTTAGCTTAAGAGTTTATATCAGAAATTTACGCAAAATCATAGGCGAGGAGAGGATAATCTCGCATCCAAAAATAGGCTATGAATATGTATAG
- a CDS encoding sensor histidine kinase, translating into MNMYSKKYILPIFLLYTLSSMIFLIGFATMYYKEAKFDIIKRDMIRMEAFAKELEYLLRLNDNIDNIMKLASLYPINLYNIKTNKYIYKSFDIPKFKDKFYETSDALYMRENIHSKRRAIELFVELKSEDTIKDINQLFWRVWLIAGAVFVLVGLIAFVLVKLAYLPLLAQIKALNNFITDTTHEINTPLSVILMSSEMFDKNPPKYLENIKIAAKTLSGIYNDLALNLKNNPNVISKFNIQTLLESRIKLFELSANSKGLKFEINSNSFELSSDIQKVGKILDNLISNAIKYSNKNSKIIINLDQNSFEIINFGATISKENIDKIYDKFSRFDTQNGGFGIGLSLVKRYCDELGLSIECESGDNQTKFRVILRDFKDR; encoded by the coding sequence ATGAATATGTATAGTAAAAAGTATATTTTACCAATATTTTTGCTATATACTCTCTCTAGTATGATTTTTTTAATCGGATTTGCCACTATGTATTATAAAGAGGCCAAATTCGATATAATCAAACGAGATATGATACGTATGGAGGCATTTGCTAAAGAGCTTGAGTACCTTCTTCGCTTAAATGATAATATAGATAATATTATGAAACTAGCAAGTCTTTACCCAATCAATCTTTATAATATTAAAACAAATAAGTATATATATAAAAGCTTTGATATTCCTAAATTTAAAGATAAATTTTATGAGACTTCTGATGCTTTGTATATGAGAGAGAATATCCACTCAAAAAGGCGAGCAATAGAGCTATTTGTAGAGTTAAAAAGCGAAGATACTATTAAGGATATAAATCAGCTTTTTTGGCGTGTGTGGCTTATTGCTGGGGCGGTTTTTGTTTTAGTTGGGCTTATTGCTTTTGTTTTGGTTAAGCTTGCGTATTTGCCACTTTTAGCGCAGATAAAAGCGCTTAATAACTTTATCACAGATACTACGCATGAGATTAATACTCCTTTGAGTGTGATACTTATGAGTAGTGAGATGTTTGATAAAAATCCACCAAAATATTTAGAAAATATCAAAATAGCAGCCAAAACTCTGAGTGGAATTTATAATGATTTGGCTTTGAATTTAAAGAATAATCCAAATGTTATTAGTAAATTTAATATCCAAACTCTGCTTGAGAGTCGCATTAAGCTATTTGAGCTTTCAGCTAATTCAAAGGGGCTTAAATTTGAGATTAATTCTAACTCTTTTGAGCTATCTAGCGATATACAAAAAGTTGGTAAAATATTAGATAATCTCATATCAAATGCGATAAAATATAGTAACAAAAATTCCAAAATTATTATCAATTTAGACCAAAATAGCTTTGAGATAATCAACTTTGGAGCTACTATCTCTAAAGAGAATATAGACAAAATCTATGATAAATTCAGCCGTTTTGATACGCAAAATGGTGGCTTTGGGATTGGGCTTAGTTTGGTTAAGCGATATTGTGATGAGCTTGGTCTTAGTATCGAGTGTGAAAGTGGCGATAATCAAACTAAATTTAGAGTGATTTTAAGAGATTTTAAAGATAGATAA
- a CDS encoding LutC/YkgG family protein: MNRIDEISAKSKNLILSRLKDSYKITGHESTPSIDPVEHIQTTDNALTEMKQKMSDNKYIVHECEPSALEDTINEVVASYGYKKMIYGSGLNLNLDKIKADQKICFDKPIEELRSDVFHSEFSIVHAEYGVSSHGVALLKSSQAQPRMLSLAPNLCIVLLKKDKVKNSLVSALNALKVDQNGKLPSNILFIAGPSRTADIELITVFGVHGSQKAHLILY, from the coding sequence ATGAATAGAATAGATGAAATTTCAGCTAAATCAAAAAATTTAATTCTTTCTCGCTTAAAAGATAGCTACAAAATCACAGGCCATGAATCCACTCCTAGCATAGATCCAGTAGAGCATATCCAAACTACAGATAATGCTCTTACTGAAATGAAGCAAAAAATGAGCGATAACAAATATATCGTCCATGAGTGCGAGCCATCAGCTCTAGAAGATACGATAAATGAGGTTGTAGCTAGCTATGGGTATAAAAAAATGATCTATGGAAGTGGGTTGAATTTAAATTTAGATAAGATTAAAGCTGATCAAAAAATCTGCTTCGATAAGCCTATAGAAGAGCTAAGAAGCGATGTATTTCATAGTGAGTTCTCTATAGTTCATGCCGAATACGGCGTCAGCTCTCATGGCGTAGCATTGCTAAAATCTAGCCAAGCTCAACCTAGAATGCTAAGTCTAGCTCCAAATCTTTGTATAGTTTTACTTAAAAAAGATAAAGTCAAAAACTCACTAGTAAGCGCTCTAAACGCTCTAAAAGTCGATCAAAACGGCAAATTACCAAGCAATATTTTATTTATCGCTGGGCCATCTAGGACAGCCGATATAGAGCTTATAACTGTTTTTGGCGTTCATGGCTCACAAAAAGCACATTTAATTTTATATTAA
- a CDS encoding LutB/LldF family L-lactate oxidation iron-sulfur protein: MSKKMPHEQIVKIKLGDTQLRQNLTVAMHTLQKNRLNVINAKFNNWQGLRDKAKKAKNNALMSLSDRLIEFEKNATKNGIKVHWASSATDACEIIYELMRQNNIKKILKGKSMASEEIGLNHYLANKGLNAVETDLGELIIQLNDEAPVHIVVPAIHKNRNEIGKIFQEKLGSNLESEPEKLNQIARKHLRDQFEGLEMGLSGVNFAMSKEGAFWLIENEGNGRMCTTAPKIHVALCGIEKVMESFEDAATMVHLLTPSATGQFIPTYNNIITAPRNDEFDGPKEVHLILFDHHRSDMLAHHDYYEALRCIRCGACMNFCPVYDKIGGHSYQTIYPGPIGEVISPNIFGMEATGDILTFCSLCGRCSEVCPVRIPLADLIRKLRANKVGQGKNPPLSTQNSHKNRAEAFAMKQFAKIATNGALWRFSLSKTHLFNSVLHKFQNSIPVIKSWSQYKELPQIKKDLYKELENMEGVRYE; the protein is encoded by the coding sequence ATGAGTAAAAAAATGCCACACGAACAAATCGTAAAAATCAAACTTGGCGATACTCAATTAAGACAAAATCTCACAGTCGCTATGCACACCTTACAAAAAAACCGCCTAAATGTGATAAATGCGAAATTTAATAATTGGCAAGGATTAAGAGATAAGGCTAAAAAAGCTAAAAATAACGCCCTAATGTCTCTTAGCGATAGATTAATTGAATTCGAAAAAAATGCCACAAAAAACGGCATTAAAGTCCATTGGGCTAGCTCAGCTACTGATGCTTGTGAGATAATATATGAGTTAATGCGCCAAAACAATATCAAAAAGATATTAAAAGGCAAATCTATGGCTAGCGAAGAGATCGGCCTTAATCACTATCTAGCTAATAAGGGATTAAATGCTGTTGAGACTGACCTTGGTGAGCTAATAATACAATTAAATGATGAAGCACCAGTCCATATAGTCGTCCCAGCAATCCATAAAAATCGCAATGAAATAGGCAAAATTTTTCAAGAAAAATTAGGCTCAAATTTAGAAAGCGAACCAGAAAAACTAAATCAAATAGCTAGAAAACATTTAAGAGATCAGTTTGAAGGCTTAGAGATGGGGCTTAGTGGTGTGAATTTCGCTATGTCTAAAGAGGGCGCATTTTGGCTCATTGAAAATGAAGGAAATGGTAGAATGTGTACTACCGCTCCTAAAATCCATGTTGCACTTTGTGGGATTGAGAAGGTTATGGAGAGCTTTGAAGATGCTGCTACTATGGTTCATCTACTCACACCATCAGCCACGGGACAATTCATCCCTACATATAACAACATAATCACAGCCCCAAGAAATGATGAATTCGATGGGCCCAAAGAGGTTCATTTGATACTATTTGATCATCACAGAAGTGATATGCTAGCTCATCATGACTACTATGAGGCTCTTAGATGTATTAGATGTGGGGCGTGTATGAATTTCTGCCCTGTATATGACAAAATCGGCGGCCATAGCTATCAAACTATCTATCCAGGGCCTATTGGCGAAGTTATTAGCCCAAATATCTTTGGTATGGAAGCAACCGGTGACATACTTACATTTTGTTCGCTTTGTGGTAGATGTAGTGAGGTTTGCCCTGTTAGAATCCCGCTAGCTGATCTAATTAGAAAGCTAAGAGCAAATAAAGTTGGCCAAGGCAAAAATCCACCACTTAGCACGCAAAATAGCCATAAAAATAGAGCCGAAGCATTTGCGATGAAGCAGTTTGCTAAGATCGCTACAAATGGTGCTTTATGGAGATTTAGCCTTAGTAAAACTCATCTATTTAACTCAGTTTTACATAAATTCCAAAACTCAATCCCAGTTATAAAAAGCTGGAGCCAATACAAAGAGCTACCACAGATTAAAAAAGATCTATATAAAGAGCTTGAAAATATGGAAGGAGTTCGCTATGAATAG
- a CDS encoding (Fe-S)-binding protein, translated as MRKVYFFATCLGSAAMQDSVLNAIKLLRRQGVEVIFKKNQTCCSQPSFNSGYFDESRAVAMHNINLFDEDIPIIVPSGSCAGMMGHDYLELFEGSSEFDKVQKFAARVYDLSQYLDEILKVDYQDKGDKIKVAWHSNCHALRVAKSVESSKNLIRKLSNVELIELEHEEECCGFGGTFSIKESDISNAMALAKIEDIKNTGASYLISGDGGCLLNISGTMKRNGVDIKCLHLYDFLIKRLEGVSL; from the coding sequence ATGAGAAAAGTATATTTTTTCGCTACTTGCCTTGGTAGTGCTGCTATGCAAGATAGCGTTTTAAATGCTATTAAACTTCTACGCCGCCAGGGCGTGGAGGTGATTTTCAAAAAAAATCAAACCTGTTGCTCTCAACCATCTTTTAATAGCGGATATTTTGATGAGAGTAGAGCCGTAGCTATGCATAATATAAATTTATTTGATGAAGATATCCCGATTATCGTCCCTAGTGGCTCTTGCGCTGGTATGATGGGGCATGATTATTTAGAGCTTTTTGAAGGCAGTAGCGAATTTGACAAGGTTCAAAAATTCGCCGCTAGGGTATATGATCTAAGTCAATACTTAGATGAAATTCTAAAAGTAGATTACCAAGATAAAGGCGATAAAATCAAAGTCGCATGGCACTCTAATTGCCACGCTTTAAGAGTAGCTAAAAGCGTAGAATCTAGCAAAAATTTAATCCGCAAACTATCAAATGTAGAGTTAATCGAGCTTGAACATGAAGAGGAGTGCTGCGGATTTGGTGGGACATTCTCAATCAAAGAGAGCGATATCTCAAACGCAATGGCACTAGCCAAAATAGAAGATATCAAAAATACAGGTGCTAGCTACTTGATAAGTGGCGATGGTGGTTGCTTATTAAATATTTCAGGCACAATGAAACGAAATGGCGTAGATATCAAATGTCTTCATCTATATGATTTCTTGATTAAACGCTTAGAAGGAGTATCTCTATGA